The Candidatus Methylomirabilota bacterium genome contains the following window.
TCCTTCACCGACCGCCCCCCGACCGCCACCTCTCCCAGGAAGGGAAAGGTGATCGTCCCCCCCTCGCTCACCCGCAGCGTGCGCGTCAGGTCCTCCTGGGCGTGCACCTGAATCGTGATCTGGTCGCCGGGTGCCAGCTTGTAGTCGTCGGCCGCTTCCGCCGCTGGCGCGGAGAGCGAGACCGCCGGCGGCGCCGGCGCGCCGGGGCCCCGGCCAGATCCCGCCCGCGACGGGCCCGGGCCCGGCCCGGGACTCCCCGCCGCCGGTGTCGCCGGCCCCGCGGGGCTCACGGCCGGGCTCGGCGTCGTGGCGCAGGCGACCGCCGCCATCAGCAGGCCGAGGAGCAGGACGGGACGCGTCCATCGGATGGATCGCATGGGACACCCCCTTGCCTGGGTCGAGCAAGACGGGTGCCATGCCAGGACGCCGGTGACGCCGCTCCCACCGGGCGGCCGCCCCGACGGAATGCACATTTTGCCGCTCGGAGCGCAGAAGGCGGCGGGCCGGCGATGCGGGCGGGTGGACCCGAGCCGCGAGCCGAGCAGCCCTAGGCCGGGATTATTCGCGAGGCATGCCTCTCGAAGCGGCGCGGGTGACGACGGGCTGCGGCGGTCATCGGCCCGGCTGGCCCGGCTGGCTCCGGTCGCGCAGCGTCCGGAGTGCCTCTTCGAGCCGCTTCTGGGCCTCCCCATAGGCGGTCCAGTCGCCGCGCCGGAGCGACTCCTGGGCGCGCGTCCACGCCTCCCAGGCCCGCCCGACGACGGCGTCGAGCCCGGCGGCGCCGGGCGGTGTCGGCGGCGCGTCGGGGGCTCGCGCGATCACCGCCGCGGGCCGGCGCCCGAAGATCGCCTGGAGCGAGGCGTCCAGCGAGTCCTCCATGGCGATCTGGTTCCCGTAGGCGACGAACACCCGCTTGAGCTCGGGGATGGAGCCTTTCTCGGCCCCCAGGTACATGGGCTCGACGTAGATGAGCGACTCCTCGATGGGAATGGCCAGGAGACTGCCGCGGATCACGGCCGAGCCCCGCTGGTTCCACAACGTGAGCTGCTGCGAGATCACGGGGTCCTGGTCGATCCGGGCGGCGATCTGCCGCGGCCCGTAGACGAGCCGCTGCTTGGGAAAGAGGAAGGCCGTCAGGCGCCCGTAGTGCTCGCCGTCCGCCCGCGCGCCCAGCCAGGCGATCATGTTGTCCCGGCGGAGCGGGGTGAAGAGCGTCAGGAGGACGAACTCCTCGCGGGCCTCGCCCGGCAGCCGCATGATCGTGTAGTAGGGCTCCATGTCGCGCTCGCGCCCGCTCTCCTGGCGGCGCGGGATCGACCACAGGTCTTCCTTGTTGTAAAAGACCCGCGGGTCCTGCATGTGGTAGGTCGCGTACATGCGGGCCTGAATGGTGAACAGGCCGGCCGGGTAGCGGACGTGGGCGCGGAGGTCGGCCGGCATCTCGCCGAGCGGTCGGAACAGACCGGGAAACGCCCGGGCATAGGCGCGGACCAGCGGGTCGCGCTCGTCCGCGAGGTAGAAGGTCACCGTTCCGTGGTAGGCGTCCACCACGGCCTTCACCGAGTTCCGCACGTAGTTGCCGAAGCCGGTCACCCGCTCCGAATAGGGGAAGCGGTCGGTGGCCGTGTAGGCGTCGACGATCCAGACGAGGGTCCCGTCGTCACGGATCACCAGGTAGGGGTCGGCGTCGAAGCGCAGGAACGGCGCGATGCGCCGGACGCGCTCGCCGACCTGCCGGTAGTACATCGCCCGGCTCTCGGGGGTGATCTCGTCGCTCAGCAGGATCCGGTACGACGCGAACCGCAGCGACAGCAGGAGCCGCCGCCAGAAGCTTCCCACCGGCACGCCCCCCCGGCCCTGGTAGGTGGTGTACACGTTCTCGTCGCCCGCCGGGTAGTCGATCTCCTGCGACCGCGTGCGCACGAAGACGTAGTCGTTGGCGATCTCGCCGTAATAGATCTCCGGGCGGGTGACGCGCAGCGAGACGGAGGACGCGGGCGGGATGTCCCGGATGAACAGCTCGGGGAGTCCTTCCGAAGTCACGCGGTTGACCGGCCCCACCACGGCCCCGTAGCCGTGCGTGTACTGGAGGTGCTCGTTGATCCACTGGCGATCCGTGTCGCGCCCCTGGGGGTCCCGGGGCAGGTTCTGGTAGGAGAGCTCCCGCGCGGAGAGCATGACTTGCCGGTACTCGCGGTCGATCAGGTAGCGGTCGTTGTCCACGTCGACGAAGCGGTAGTAGGTCCGGATCTCCTGGAGCTGGGCGAAGGTCGCCAGGGCCGGCCCGTGGTCCCACAGGCGGATGTTCCGCAAGGTCGGCGCGTTCCGGGCCAGGTCGGCCGGCTCGAGCGATTCCCGGACCGGGAACTCGCGCTCCTCGATCCGGTCCAGCCCGAAGGCCTGTCGGGTGAGCCGGATGTGGTGGGCGATGAACGGGCTCTCGGCCACCAGCGCGTTCGGCGCGACCCGCAGGCGCTGCACCAGCGCCGGATAGGCCCAGACCCCGACCAGCCAGCCGAGCGCCAGCACCACCAGCCCCGCGAATACGGGACGCGCCCCTCGGCGCAGGATCTGGACCAGCGCCGCGATCCCGCACAGCGCGGCCAGCGCCGCCAGGACCGACAGCGCGGGCAGGGTCGCGTGGACGTCGGTGTACGTCGCTCCGAAGACCGCCCCGCGGTGGGAATAGAGGAGCTCGAACCGGTCGAGGTAGAAGTCGACGGCCTTGGCGAAGAGCAGGAGCGCGGCCAGCGCCAGGAGGTGCACGCGCGCGCGAGCCGTGATCACCGGGCCGCGGGCGGTCAGAACGAGGACGCGGCCCAGGAAGTAGAGCAATGCGGTGGTCAAGAGCGTGACGCCGCCGAGCAGGAACACCCAGTCGAGCCCGTAGCGCCACAGAGGCAGGCGAAAGACGTAAAAGCCGATGTCCCGGTTGAAGATGGGGTCCGCGATGCCGAAGGGCTGGGCGTTGCGGAAGGCCAGGAGCGTCTGCCACTCGCTGCTCGCCGACAGGCCGAAGATCACGGCGAGCGCGACGGTGACGGGCACCAGCGCTCGCCGGAGCAGCGGCTCCAGGATGACGCGGCTCGGCAGCCCGAGCGGCTCCTCGAGCTCCCAGAAGACGTCGGGGGGACGCGCGTAGGCGGCCGCGCGCAGATTCGCTCCCAGGAAGGCGAAGCTCACGAGGCCCACCACCAGGAAGAGCGCCCCCCGGAGGCCCACCACCCCGAGGAACACGCCCTCGTAGCCCACCTCCTGGAACCAGAGCCAGTCCGTGTAGAACGGTACGGCCTCGAGGAGCAGGAAGAGGGCGACCAGCGCGATCACGAGGAGCGTGCCGCGCGAGGTCCTCACGGTCGCTCTCCAGGCGCCGGGATCGCTCGAGCCCGGGACGCGAGCGGGACCTCGGCGCCGGCCGGACGGCTCCCCGGCCCGGCTGGTGATCCCCCCCGCTCCTCGGCGATCTCGTAGGAGAGGCGCCGCCGCACCATCCACCGCACGGCCCACAGGTCGGCGAGCCCGGCCCACAGACGGGTCCAGTTCCCGTACTTGGACCGGCCGGCGCGCCGCGGCCGGTGGCGCACCGGTACCTCGGCCACCCGGAACCCCTCCGCCTGGAGAAGTGCCGGCAGGAAACGATGCATGCCGCGGTAGAGCGGAAGCCGGGTGACCGCCGTCCGTCGGAAGACCTTCAGCATGCAGCCGGTATCGTGGATGCCGTCGTGGGTCACGCGTCGGCGCACGGCGTTCGCCACCCGGGATGCCAGGCGCTTCGTCCACGGGTCTCGCCGCTCCACGCGCCAGCCACAGACGGCGTCGTACGGACCCAGGGCGGCCAGGAGTGTCGGGATGTCGCGGGGGTCGTTCTGGAGGTCGGCGTCCAGGGTCGCCACGAGGTCGCCGCGCGCCGCCCGGAAGCCGGCGGCGAGCGCAGCCGTCTGGCCCGCGTTTCGGCGGAAGCGGAGGACCCGCACCCGGGGATCGGCCGTGGCCAGGGCGGCCAGGGCCGCGAAGGTCCCGTCGGTGGAGCCGTCGTCGACGAAGATGATCTCGAAGGACCGGCCCAACGGCTCCAGGACCTCCACGACCTCGCGGTAGCAGGCCTCGACGTTCGGCTCCTCGTCGTACGCCGGGATGATCACCGACAGCCCGGGCTCGCCCTCGGCCGCACGCGCCGGCAGTCGCCCGACCGCCCCGGGGGCGAGAGGTGCCGGCCGCGCGCGTCCGTCAGGTGGCTCGCCCACTAATAGGAGAGGGCGCCGGGCGGCGGAGCCAGGCCACGGAACCCGTAGCCCCGGTAGATGGCCACGGTGCGGACCAGGAGACCCCGCCGGCGCACGTCCACCCTGAACGGGCCCTCGATCCGGTCGAACGCACCGACGATACGCGTGTCGAGGCTACCCACATTCTCCTGCACGTAGATCGCGTCCCATTGCCGATGCCGCTCGGGCCCCTCCC
Protein-coding sequences here:
- a CDS encoding polysaccharide biosynthesis/export family protein; this encodes MRSIRWTRPVLLLGLLMAAVACATTPSPAVSPAGPATPAAGSPGPGPGPSRAGSGRGPGAPAPPAVSLSAPAAEAADDYKLAPGDQITIQVHAQEDLTRTLRVSEGGTITFPFLGEVAVGGRSVKEVEQALETGLRGGYLLQPKVNVAVTEYRGRQFAVMGAVQQPGSFALKTNYTTLLGALSEAKGVRENADRVAYVVRARPRAGEPQPVAVDLDTLMRTGDPRQNVVVEAGDAVYVPEANA
- a CDS encoding UPF0182 family protein translates to MRTSRGTLLVIALVALFLLLEAVPFYTDWLWFQEVGYEGVFLGVVGLRGALFLVVGLVSFAFLGANLRAAAYARPPDVFWELEEPLGLPSRVILEPLLRRALVPVTVALAVIFGLSASSEWQTLLAFRNAQPFGIADPIFNRDIGFYVFRLPLWRYGLDWVFLLGGVTLLTTALLYFLGRVLVLTARGPVITARARVHLLALAALLLFAKAVDFYLDRFELLYSHRGAVFGATYTDVHATLPALSVLAALAALCGIAALVQILRRGARPVFAGLVVLALGWLVGVWAYPALVQRLRVAPNALVAESPFIAHHIRLTRQAFGLDRIEEREFPVRESLEPADLARNAPTLRNIRLWDHGPALATFAQLQEIRTYYRFVDVDNDRYLIDREYRQVMLSARELSYQNLPRDPQGRDTDRQWINEHLQYTHGYGAVVGPVNRVTSEGLPELFIRDIPPASSVSLRVTRPEIYYGEIANDYVFVRTRSQEIDYPAGDENVYTTYQGRGGVPVGSFWRRLLLSLRFASYRILLSDEITPESRAMYYRQVGERVRRIAPFLRFDADPYLVIRDDGTLVWIVDAYTATDRFPYSERVTGFGNYVRNSVKAVVDAYHGTVTFYLADERDPLVRAYARAFPGLFRPLGEMPADLRAHVRYPAGLFTIQARMYATYHMQDPRVFYNKEDLWSIPRRQESGRERDMEPYYTIMRLPGEAREEFVLLTLFTPLRRDNMIAWLGARADGEHYGRLTAFLFPKQRLVYGPRQIAARIDQDPVISQQLTLWNQRGSAVIRGSLLAIPIEESLIYVEPMYLGAEKGSIPELKRVFVAYGNQIAMEDSLDASLQAIFGRRPAAVIARAPDAPPTPPGAAGLDAVVGRAWEAWTRAQESLRRGDWTAYGEAQKRLEEALRTLRDRSQPGQPGR
- a CDS encoding glycosyltransferase family 2 protein, whose protein sequence is MIIPAYDEEPNVEACYREVVEVLEPLGRSFEIIFVDDGSTDGTFAALAALATADPRVRVLRFRRNAGQTAALAAGFRAARGDLVATLDADLQNDPRDIPTLLAALGPYDAVCGWRVERRDPWTKRLASRVANAVRRRVTHDGIHDTGCMLKVFRRTAVTRLPLYRGMHRFLPALLQAEGFRVAEVPVRHRPRRAGRSKYGNWTRLWAGLADLWAVRWMVRRRLSYEIAEERGGSPAGPGSRPAGAEVPLASRARAIPAPGERP